One Bacteroidota bacterium genomic window carries:
- a CDS encoding DUF4154 domain-containing protein, with amino-acid sequence MILQAFSKALFFCICIFLMQSTNARQAEKYSDSDAKAALISTILNHIHHSDFDITDTLTMGFMGEDKVLFQSLKKLEAPSQGEKPVKVLQLKPGKLPEKINLLLVCNENNSQLTSINSIIGKKNVLLITDQASHIELSMLNFIYRPDETVDFELNYSRLKALGFKVSATLVCRGGTNADLLGLYEESEQFLQAEKKISLALQTELNRKTQEISELKERQKELLIRIDSLNHIIQFQIGNIHDQHNILRELNSQLAILSSQARVSQQKLDSINLALSIKNVQISTLDIDLAKKQSELVKTEKSLNLLMSLIQEKEKKLKLQSSKIQSQGTALFIFLAFIVVLLVLILLVYRNYKTKTIRNIDLELRNQQIILQKEQIEFQAEELQMNNLELEKLSLVAEKTDNAVLILDKLGNIEWANNAFERLQGHKLSEFIEEKGKNFLSASNSPNAREIFANCLKSKKPVNYNSYVETEVGKVKWLQSTLTPILNEAGEITKIIAIDSDISKLKEAELDIINKNRLIEEKAMVLSQQTKALTNANSELEKQRNRAEKALKKLQETQSKLIASEKMASLGQLTAGIAHEINNPVNFISSSIEGLKDILEDFHYLMSFYEKQADRLDQGEINRIKEKIGYNDLLIGFDELTGNIKMGVDRTREIVSSLRTFSRMDEDYFSDTDLHKNIESAIVLLGRGHKDRIQIIKNFGEIPPIPCIAGKINQVILNILINAIQAIENEGKIEISTRTTSRKHIDFVQVEIRDTGKGMSQDVMERIYEPFFTTKEVGSGTGLGLSIVYSIIQMHKGYIEVSSKPGLGTNFSLFLPIKNNTLSETQNKLS; translated from the coding sequence ATGATTTTGCAGGCATTTTCAAAAGCCTTATTCTTTTGTATTTGCATTTTTCTGATGCAATCAACCAATGCCCGGCAAGCTGAGAAATACAGCGATTCAGACGCAAAAGCAGCACTGATTTCAACCATCCTAAATCACATTCATCATTCTGATTTTGATATTACCGATACCCTTACAATGGGTTTCATGGGCGAAGATAAGGTACTGTTCCAAAGTTTGAAAAAGCTGGAGGCACCTTCGCAAGGTGAGAAACCAGTGAAGGTGCTGCAATTAAAACCAGGTAAACTTCCTGAAAAAATCAACCTGCTTTTGGTATGTAACGAAAACAATTCGCAGCTTACCAGCATAAATTCAATAATTGGCAAAAAAAATGTGCTGCTGATTACAGACCAGGCCAGCCATATCGAGCTCTCCATGCTGAATTTTATTTATCGTCCGGACGAAACTGTAGATTTCGAACTGAACTATTCGCGTTTGAAAGCTTTAGGATTTAAAGTATCGGCTACACTTGTTTGTAGGGGTGGCACCAATGCAGATTTGTTAGGTCTTTACGAAGAAAGTGAACAATTTCTCCAAGCCGAAAAAAAAATCTCATTGGCTCTTCAAACAGAACTCAATCGGAAAACACAAGAGATTAGTGAATTAAAAGAAAGGCAAAAAGAACTTCTTATTCGTATCGATTCGCTGAACCATATCATCCAATTTCAGATTGGCAATATCCACGACCAACACAACATTCTTAGGGAACTTAACAGCCAGCTTGCTATTCTATCTTCACAGGCCAGGGTAAGTCAACAAAAGCTTGATAGTATCAACCTGGCCCTGAGCATAAAAAACGTACAAATATCTACCCTCGATATCGATTTGGCCAAAAAACAATCGGAATTAGTCAAAACAGAAAAAAGCCTTAATCTGCTGATGAGCCTGATTCAGGAAAAAGAAAAAAAACTAAAACTTCAGAGTAGTAAAATTCAATCGCAGGGCACTGCTCTGTTCATTTTTTTGGCGTTTATTGTAGTGCTACTGGTACTCATATTGTTGGTATACCGCAATTACAAAACAAAAACCATTCGTAACATTGACCTCGAACTAAGAAACCAGCAAATCATACTTCAGAAAGAACAGATTGAATTTCAGGCAGAAGAATTGCAGATGAATAACCTCGAGCTGGAGAAACTCTCCCTTGTAGCTGAAAAAACTGACAATGCAGTGCTCATTCTCGACAAGCTTGGCAACATCGAATGGGCCAACAATGCTTTCGAACGCTTACAAGGTCATAAACTTTCTGAATTTATTGAAGAGAAAGGAAAAAACTTCTTAAGTGCCAGCAATTCGCCCAATGCACGAGAAATTTTTGCTAACTGCCTGAAATCGAAAAAACCTGTCAATTACAATTCCTATGTCGAAACCGAAGTCGGGAAAGTAAAATGGCTTCAATCGACCCTGACACCAATTTTAAACGAAGCTGGAGAAATCACAAAAATCATTGCCATAGACTCAGACATCAGTAAACTCAAAGAGGCTGAATTGGATATTATAAACAAAAACCGATTAATTGAAGAAAAGGCAATGGTGTTGTCTCAACAAACCAAGGCCCTTACAAACGCCAATAGCGAACTGGAAAAACAACGAAATAGGGCTGAAAAGGCCTTAAAAAAGCTGCAGGAAACTCAATCGAAACTTATCGCTTCGGAGAAAATGGCTTCGCTGGGGCAGCTTACCGCAGGTATTGCGCATGAAATAAACAATCCTGTAAACTTTATTAGTTCCAGTATCGAAGGTCTGAAAGATATTCTGGAAGATTTCCATTACCTGATGAGTTTTTATGAAAAACAGGCCGACCGGCTCGACCAGGGTGAAATAAACCGCATAAAGGAAAAAATCGGTTACAACGATTTGCTAATTGGCTTCGATGAACTCACGGGCAACATTAAAATGGGTGTAGACCGCACCAGGGAAATTGTTTCCAGTCTGAGGACCTTTTCAAGAATGGACGAAGACTATTTCTCCGACACCGATTTGCATAAAAATATAGAATCGGCTATTGTATTGTTAGGCCGAGGCCACAAAGACCGCATACAGATCATTAAAAATTTCGGAGAGATTCCTCCCATTCCCTGCATCGCAGGAAAAATCAATCAGGTAATACTAAATATCTTGATTAATGCGATACAGGCCATTGAGAATGAAGGAAAGATTGAAATAAGCACCCGAACAACTAGCCGAAAGCATATAGATTTTGTGCAAGTCGAAATTCGCGATACCGGAAAAGGAATGAGCCAGGATGTGATGGAACGCATTTATGAACCCTTTTTCACAACAAAAGAGGTTGGAAGTGGCACTGGTCTGGGTTTGTCTATTGTTTACAGCATAATACAAATGCATAAGGGATACATCGAGGTAAGTAGTAAACCAGGCCTTGGTACAAATTTTAGTCTATTCCTACCGATAAAAAATAACACACTCTCAGAAACTCAGAATAAACTCTCATAA
- a CDS encoding IS701 family transposase — translation MRNIERISEDLGANYHQMQHFITESNWDHRVLINQVAQEVSQVLPKRKLTGLIIDESGWVKKGDHSVGVGHQYCGNVGKLSNSQVAVFACLSNGDFASMVDARLYLPKAWCDDKTRCEKAGVPVKHRTFKTKLELALEIIRQQVTNGIIFDFIGGDGYYGNDVDFASSIDLLGYLYMLDIHKDQKIYLERPDLAIPERKSNKGREPKKLKATTDELSVSKYLQTLNDENWQRISVRNTAKGVLVADYHFIKLWIINNSKMQVEQRLLVIRKTKTKEGKDEIKYSFTNANLEQYTKKAIAYMQAQRYFVEHCIKESKQILGLDQFQTRKWLAWQHQVALNFLVSSFILKEKLHCFDDLPLLSARDIKEFITFKLYKQMTEEQMIDRIYDRHLKRQRDINYSYSKL, via the coding sequence ATGCGCAATATTGAAAGAATAAGCGAAGATTTGGGAGCTAACTACCATCAAATGCAGCACTTTATAACTGAGTCTAACTGGGATCATCGAGTTTTGATAAATCAAGTAGCCCAGGAAGTAAGCCAGGTTTTACCCAAAAGAAAACTTACAGGATTGATTATTGATGAAAGTGGTTGGGTAAAAAAAGGCGACCATAGCGTAGGCGTTGGACATCAATATTGTGGGAATGTAGGGAAACTATCAAATAGTCAGGTTGCGGTATTTGCTTGTTTAAGTAATGGGGATTTTGCATCAATGGTTGATGCCCGACTATACCTTCCCAAGGCTTGGTGTGACGACAAGACAAGATGCGAAAAAGCAGGCGTTCCTGTAAAGCACCGAACATTTAAAACTAAGCTCGAACTGGCATTAGAAATTATTCGCCAGCAAGTAACCAATGGCATCATCTTCGATTTTATTGGAGGCGATGGTTATTATGGTAACGATGTGGATTTTGCCAGCAGCATAGATTTGCTTGGTTATCTGTACATGCTGGATATCCATAAAGACCAAAAAATATATTTGGAACGTCCTGACTTGGCTATTCCCGAGCGAAAAAGCAATAAGGGTCGTGAACCCAAGAAATTAAAAGCAACTACAGACGAATTAAGTGTATCAAAATATTTACAGACTTTAAATGACGAAAATTGGCAGCGTATTAGTGTTCGTAATACAGCCAAAGGAGTTCTTGTAGCTGACTATCATTTTATAAAGCTTTGGATAATCAATAACAGTAAAATGCAAGTAGAGCAAAGGTTACTGGTTATCCGTAAAACGAAAACCAAAGAAGGCAAGGACGAAATAAAATATTCTTTTACCAATGCTAATCTTGAACAATACACTAAGAAAGCTATAGCCTATATGCAAGCACAACGGTACTTTGTAGAACATTGCATAAAAGAATCAAAACAGATACTCGGGCTAGACCAGTTTCAGACACGAAAATGGCTTGCATGGCAACACCAGGTTGCATTAAACTTTTTGGTCTCGTCATTTATTTTAAAAGAAAAATTGCATTGCTTTGATGATTTACCTTTACTATCGGCTCGTGATATTAAAGAATTTATCACTTTTAAACTTTATAAACAGATGACCGAAGAACAAATGATTGATAGAATTTATGACCGGCATTTAAAACGACAGCGTGATATAAATTACTCATATTCAAAATTGTAA
- a CDS encoding sulfite exporter TauE/SafE family protein: protein MEWYIYLAVVGIGFVAGFINTLAGGGSALSLPMLIFTGMPANVANGTNRIAILFQSLVATAEFKKSNVLSTRENLWLIIPSILGTIPGAILAVNINEALMQQVIGFILIFILLIVLFKPDIWIKSRAGLVSSKSHWVNVLVFFAIGMYGGFIQVGVGYFMLAALVLINGMDLLKSNALKVLLVLLFTPLALIIFMLTNQVDYLMGFVLAIGNVLGAWVAAKTAMKWGPQYIRYILIAGLLLSTAKLFNLF from the coding sequence ATGGAGTGGTACATTTACCTTGCGGTTGTAGGCATTGGTTTTGTGGCTGGTTTTATCAATACACTAGCCGGTGGCGGTTCGGCCCTTTCACTTCCCATGCTTATTTTTACCGGAATGCCTGCCAATGTGGCCAATGGCACCAACCGAATTGCCATACTTTTTCAATCGCTGGTAGCCACTGCCGAATTTAAAAAAAGCAATGTACTTAGTACCCGCGAAAACCTCTGGCTCATCATCCCTTCCATCCTGGGCACCATCCCGGGGGCTATTCTTGCTGTGAACATTAACGAGGCTCTGATGCAGCAGGTAATTGGCTTTATACTCATCTTCATTCTTCTTATTGTTCTGTTTAAGCCCGACATCTGGATTAAATCGAGAGCCGGCCTGGTAAGCTCGAAATCGCACTGGGTGAATGTGCTGGTGTTTTTTGCCATTGGAATGTACGGTGGATTTATCCAGGTGGGTGTGGGTTACTTTATGCTGGCAGCCCTCGTGCTCATTAATGGAATGGATTTATTAAAATCGAATGCTTTAAAGGTATTGCTGGTGCTGCTTTTTACTCCGCTTGCACTTATCATTTTTATGCTCACCAATCAGGTCGATTACCTTATGGGCTTTGTTCTGGCCATTGGAAATGTGCTAGGTGCATGGGTAGCAGCTAAAACCGCCATGAAATGGGGTCCTCAATACATCAGGTACATACTTATTGCTGGTTTGTTGCTTTCCACGGCAAAGCTCTTTAATCTGTTTTAA
- a CDS encoding CotH kinase family protein: MLRFIFAFSIFIWSVSAYSQNHWETIVLASDNWQYLPATSAPPSGWNLPGFDASSWQTGPGGIGYGDDDDATIIPAINSVYLLQTFQVNSLNDILECHLDVDYDDGFVAYLNGIEIARSSNVAETIPVFNSVLTDGHEAFMYQGGKPVRFIFETSMLQEGNNLLALQFINQGINSSDLTAIVFLNALIAGETLQYNETADYFLPPYGFSEGDLPIVKINTQGIEIPDEPKITATMGIIDNPNGLNQPTDAPNEYDGFIGIETRGSSSQSFEKKNYGLETRDSLGANNNASLLGMPADNDWVLHGPYSDKSLMRNVLTFYLGNSMGRYAPRTSFCELFINENYTGVYVLMEKIKKDKFRVNISTLNPDEITGDDLTGGYIVSIDRAEDFWISPYPGMNGWGEIVINYIYPDYADMPAVQRDYIRNYVTSFENTLNSSQFANPETGYAAYIDVASFIDYFLINELSKNVDAYRLSAFMYKDKDSKNGKLTMGPLWDFNLAFGNADYYDGWNTSGWMYESVAEGDYFQPPYWWERLLEDPLYRGQLKQRWNQLRAGVFSVNTIHNYIDSVADRINNAQQRNFETYPILDQYVWPNAFVGGSFPAEIDYLKSWISSRLTWMDSEIANFETINTLYENSLANNNISLYPNPFTTSTSLKFMLDNASPVTFHVYNYLGQLVFETRLEGHTGANEIEITASQLAYKKGLYLFTLNTGAAIKASGRIVLQ; this comes from the coding sequence ATGCTTCGATTCATTTTTGCTTTTTCCATTTTCATTTGGAGTGTTTCTGCATATTCTCAAAACCATTGGGAAACTATTGTACTTGCCAGTGACAATTGGCAATATTTGCCGGCCACCTCGGCACCACCTTCGGGATGGAATCTGCCTGGCTTCGATGCTTCTTCCTGGCAAACAGGTCCGGGTGGAATTGGTTATGGCGATGACGACGATGCCACTATCATACCGGCAATAAACTCAGTATATCTTTTGCAAACATTTCAGGTAAACAGTCTTAACGACATACTCGAATGCCATTTGGATGTGGACTATGATGATGGATTTGTAGCCTATCTTAACGGAATCGAAATAGCCCGCTCTTCGAATGTAGCGGAAACTATACCGGTTTTTAATAGTGTATTAACCGATGGACATGAAGCATTCATGTATCAGGGGGGCAAACCAGTGCGATTTATCTTTGAAACTTCAATGCTTCAGGAAGGTAATAACCTGCTGGCTTTGCAGTTTATCAACCAGGGCATCAATTCATCGGACCTTACGGCCATTGTATTTCTAAATGCACTGATTGCCGGCGAAACGCTTCAATACAACGAAACTGCAGACTATTTTCTGCCACCCTATGGTTTTAGTGAAGGTGATCTACCCATTGTGAAAATCAACACACAGGGAATAGAAATTCCCGATGAGCCAAAAATTACTGCCACCATGGGCATCATCGACAACCCGAATGGCCTGAACCAGCCAACAGATGCACCCAACGAATATGACGGATTTATTGGCATAGAAACAAGAGGAAGCTCCTCGCAATCATTCGAAAAGAAAAATTATGGACTCGAAACACGCGATTCATTAGGAGCCAACAACAATGCTTCACTTTTGGGTATGCCAGCCGACAACGATTGGGTACTCCATGGCCCCTACTCCGACAAAAGCCTTATGCGCAACGTACTTACCTTCTATCTGGGCAATTCCATGGGACGTTATGCCCCTCGTACAAGCTTCTGCGAATTGTTTATCAACGAAAACTATACAGGAGTATATGTGTTGATGGAAAAAATCAAAAAAGACAAATTCCGTGTAAACATTAGCACCCTGAACCCAGATGAAATTACTGGTGATGACCTTACAGGAGGGTATATTGTAAGCATCGACCGGGCTGAAGACTTTTGGATATCGCCCTACCCGGGAATGAACGGATGGGGAGAAATTGTGATTAACTACATCTACCCCGATTATGCCGATATGCCTGCGGTGCAAAGAGACTATATCCGCAATTATGTCACATCTTTCGAAAACACCCTTAACAGCAGTCAGTTTGCCAATCCCGAAACAGGTTATGCAGCCTACATCGATGTAGCCTCTTTTATCGATTATTTTCTGATCAACGAACTAAGCAAAAATGTAGATGCTTACCGTTTGAGTGCTTTTATGTACAAAGACAAAGATAGCAAGAATGGGAAGCTCACCATGGGTCCCTTGTGGGATTTTAACCTTGCATTTGGCAATGCAGATTATTACGATGGATGGAATACATCGGGATGGATGTATGAATCGGTAGCTGAAGGAGATTATTTTCAACCTCCTTATTGGTGGGAAAGATTGCTCGAAGACCCACTCTACCGCGGACAATTAAAACAACGCTGGAACCAATTGAGAGCTGGGGTTTTTAGTGTGAATACCATCCATAACTACATCGATTCTGTTGCTGATCGGATTAACAATGCGCAACAACGAAATTTCGAAACCTACCCGATACTGGATCAATATGTTTGGCCCAACGCCTTTGTTGGTGGAAGCTTTCCGGCAGAAATCGATTATTTAAAAAGCTGGATCAGCAGTCGTCTCACATGGATGGATAGCGAGATTGCAAATTTTGAGACCATCAATACCCTTTACGAGAACAGTCTGGCAAATAACAATATCAGCCTATACCCCAATCCGTTTACAACCAGCACAAGTCTGAAGTTTATGCTCGACAATGCCTCTCCTGTAACATTTCATGTATACAATTATTTAGGTCAGTTGGTTTTCGAAACCAGGCTTGAAGGCCATACTGGTGCGAATGAAATTGAGATTACAGCCTCACAACTAGCTTATAAGAAAGGACTATATTTGTTCACACTAAATACGGGAGCTGCAATAAAAGCCAGCGGGCGTATTGTGTTGCAATAA